Proteins found in one Arachis stenosperma cultivar V10309 chromosome 8, arast.V10309.gnm1.PFL2, whole genome shotgun sequence genomic segment:
- the LOC130946386 gene encoding protein SENSITIVE TO PROTON RHIZOTOXICITY 2-like, whose product MISTSIEQNQGLMMQMFPTPPPGSEDLVSQQSMEIVNNSSVGSSSSSTAAASSSSHSSSLLFNLSVLKDKLNQVQTLVGVILSPDQNLQDSTTSMAVSSMNSTIQEIIVTATSMMFTCQQIALAFPPPPPPPPPPGTIATTVAFANNHHELHQQQHQRLLINNNNDNIRGFFSSTTDSEALDNWLGESYNNTGGVDCKVNNNDDDDPSVEIRDSKQGAKKLDIIELDAADLLAKYTHYCSVCGKGFKRDANLRMHMRAHGDEYKTSAALSNPLKQNGDCLPKKYSCPQEGCRWNQKHAKFQPLKSMICAKNHYKRSHCPKMYVCKRCNQKQFSVLSDLRTHEKHCGDLKWQCSCGTTFSRKDKLMGHVALFVGHRALSIAFHQYNSAA is encoded by the exons ATGATTTCAACAAGTATCGAACAAAATCAAGGGTTGATGATGCAGATGTTCCCTACTCCTCCTCCTGGGAGTGAGGATTTGGTGTCACAACAATCTATGGAAATAGTTAATAACTCTTCTGttggttcttcttcttcatctacagctgctgcttcttcttcttcacactCAAGCTCCCTTCTCTTCAATCTCTCTGTTCTCAAGGACAAGCTTAATCAGGTTCAGACCCTGGTTGGTGTTATTCTCTCCCCAGATCAGAACCTTCAGGACTCAACTACCTCCATGGCTGTTTCAAGCATGAACTCCACAATCCAAGAAATCATAGTCACTGCAACTTCAATGATGTTCACCTGCCAACAGATCGCTCTCGcttttcctcctcctcctcctcctcctcctcctccaggTACCATTGCTACTACTGTTGCTTTCGCcaacaaccaccatgaattgCACCAACAACAACATCAAAGGTTATTGatcaataataacaatgatAATATTAGAGGTTTCTTTTCTAGTACTACTGATTCTGAGGCACTGGATAATTGGCTTGGTGAAAGCTATAACAATACTGGTGGTGTTGATTGTAAGGTTAATAATAACGATGATGATGATCCAAGTGTTGAAATTAGAGatagcaaacaaggagcaaagaaGTTGGATATAATTGAATTGGATGCTGCGGATTTGTTGGCGAAATACACACATTACTGCAGTGTTTGTGGGAAAGGGTTCAAGCGGGATGCGAATTTGAGGATGCACATGAGAGCTCATGGTGATGAATACAAAACGAGTGCCGCATTGAGTAACCCATTGAAGCAGAATGGTGATTGCTTGCCGAAGAAGTACTCGTGCCCTCAAGAAGGGTGTAGGTGGAACCAGAAGCACGCAAAGTTTCAGCCATTGAAGTCAATGATATGTGCAAAGAATCACTACAAGAGAAGCCATTGTCCAAAGATGTACGTGTGCAAGAGGTGTAACCAGAAGCAGTTCTCGGTGCTGTCTGATCTGAGAACACATGAGAAGCACTGTGGGGATCTCAAATGGCAGTGTTCTTGTGGCACCACTTTCTCCAGgaaagacaagcttatgggacATGTTGCTTTGTTTGTTGGCCACCGAGCCCTTTCCATTGCCTTCCACCAATACAATA GTGCAGCTTAA
- the LOC130944892 gene encoding histone H2B-like translates to MAPKTEKKPAEKKPAAEKAPAEKKPRAEKKIPKEGGADKKRKKAKKSVETYKIYIFKVLKQVHPDIGISSKAMGIMNSFINDIFEKLAQEASRLARYNKKPTITSREIQTAVRLVLPGELAKHAVSEGTKAVTKFTSS, encoded by the coding sequence ATGGCGCCGAAGACAGAGAAGAAGCCAGCGGAGAAGAAGCCGGCGGCAGAGAAGGCACCGGCGGAGAAGAAGCCTCGTGCGGAGAAGAAGATCCCTAAGGAAGGCGGCGCtgacaagaagaggaagaaggcgAAGAAGAGCGTTGAAACTTACAAGATCTACATATTCAAGGTATTGAAGCAGGTTCATCCTGACATCGGGATTTCCAGCAAGGCCATGGGGATTATGAACAGCTTCATCAATGACATCTTCGAGAAGCTCGCTCAGGAAGCTTCTAGACTCGCCCGCTACAACAAGAAGCCTACCATTACTTCACGGGAGATTCAAACCGCCGTCAGATTAGTACTCCCCGGCGAGCTCGCTAAGCATGCTGTTTCTGAGGGAACGAAGGCCGTAACCAAGTTCACTAGCTCTTAG
- the LOC130944550 gene encoding uncharacterized protein LOC130944550: protein MAKGTDSNEFMMLSRVRTGLKREFAFAMKAQSEIGGGSLGRTRASKNRNVPPAQPSPARKRQRKSCSVEEEAPATKNEDQEEVDGYTADVAGVATAKIDSEEAGDAVSEEEAKSDVVDINSDDEPKNNQVGESLLEEKKIEEGEVDEPKGDMVLETVINEEPINEEEPRVVVDEIENKEEQVSPEDKSAPLEKRASEEHGAVGITTPLLVCSDDDKGKRVVAVEKPMRRFTRSVLKQKTENTNMVNDGEGDAFVVVGVGAADDNVQNETEVVTETDASPQFTTPTPAKGSRRGMKRFPTKLKDLLATGILEGLQVKYVRGLKARRPGEAGLQGVIRDSGVLCYCPDCKGNKVVTPTVFELHAGSANKRPPEYMYLENGNTLRDIMNACWNFPLDTMEEAVQKVLVGFTLKKSNICFNCRGGNGSSRLLLCDSCMELKDTQPSHRQTKSVDQNTVTSTKSVAQTPMTSTKSVAQTPVTSTKSVAQTPVTSTKIVAQTPVTGSKTVSQTTMTSTTIVSFAVQPRSPEPQSEPEPVAVPKSLNNGMKHSTSHGRSQGRITRKDLRLHKLVFEEDVLADGTELAYYAHGEKKLVGYKKGYGIFCTCCKSEVSASQFEAHAGLASRRKPYLHIYTPDGVSLHDLSISLSKDRRFAISENDDLCSICEDGGDLLCCDGCPRAFHIDCVPLPCIPTGTWYCKYCQNLYGEHNVNAQAKDRRCVRVVKTNKVDHGGCALCRLHYFSKSFGPRTVIICDQCEKEYHVGCLKEHNIQNLEELPEGNWFCGTTCGQIHSALVNLVASGENSLPDSLLSLIKRKHEEKGLDAGDGLDIKWRLLNWKRAASVDTRKLLSKAVAIFHERFDPIVDSSSGRDFIPTMLFGRNIRGQDFGGMYCAVLTVNQVVVSAGIFRVFGLEVAELPLVATVADFQGKGYFQCLFSCMERLLASLNVKHLVLPAAEEAESIWTSKFGFTKLEQEEINNYKKFYRMMIFQGTSLLHKPVPMPEQN, encoded by the exons ATGGCGAAGGGTACGGATTCCAACGAGTTCATGATGCTTTCTAGGGTACGGACGGGTCTCAAGAGGGAATTTGCATTCGCCATGAAGGCCCAATCGGAGATCGGTGGCGGTTCCTTGGGCCGCACCCGTGCCAGCAAGAACCGGAATGTGCCTCCGGCTCAGCCCAGTCCCGCCAGAAAGCGCCAAAGGAAGTCATGTTCCGTGGAGGAAGAGGCGCCGGCGACGAAGAATGAGGATCAAGAGGAGGTTGATGGGTACACGGCAGATGTGGCGGGTGTGGCGACAGCGAAGATTGATTCGGAGGAGGCTGGCGACGCCGTGAGCGAGGAGGAAGCGAAGAGCGACGTGGTGGATATCAACAGCGACGATGAGCCGAAGAATAATCAGGTTGGGGAATCATTGttggaggagaagaagatagAGGAGGGAGAGGTTGACGAACCAAAGGGTGATATGGTGCTGGAGACTGTGATCAATGAGGAACCCATCAATGAAGAAGAGCCTCGTGTGGTTGTGGATGAAATTGAGAATAAAGAGGAGCAAGTTTCTCCTGAGGATAAAAGTGCACCTTTGGAAAAACGTGCTTCTGAGGAACACGGTGCAGTTGGGATAACAACACCACTTTTGGTTTGCAGTGACGATGATAAGGGGAAGAGAGTTGTAGCTGTGGAGAAGCCTATGAGGAGGTTTACTAGGTCGGTATTGAAGCAAAAAACTGAGAATACCAATATGGTGAATGATGGGGAAGGTGATGCTTTTGTTGTTGTAGGTGTTGGAGCTGCTGATGATAATGTTCAGAATGAAACTGAGGTTGTGACTGAAACTGATGCTTCACCACAGTTCACAACTCCAACTCCAGCAAAGGGATCAAGGAGGGGCATGAAGAGGTTCCCTACCAAGCTGAAGGACCTTCTCGCCACCGGGATTCTTGAGGGACTGCAAGTGAAGTATGTCAGGGGATTGAAG GCACGGAGGCCTGGAGAAGCAGGGCTTCAAGGAGTCATTCGTGACTCGGGGGTTTTGTGCTATTGTCCGGATTGTAAAGGGAACAAG GTTGTCACACCCACTGTGTTTGAGCTGCATGCTGGTAGTGCGAACAAACGACCTCCTGAGTATATGTACCTTGAGAATGGGAATACTCTCCGTGACATCATGAATGCATGCTGGAATTTTCCTTTGGACACCATGGAAGAAGCTGTCCAAAAGGTCCTTGTTGGTTTCACTTTGAAGAAGTCTAACATCTGTTTTAATTGCAGAG GTGGCAATGGTTCATCAAGACTACTACTATGTGATTCGTGCATGGAGTTGAAAGACACTCAACCTAGCCATCGTCAAACAAAAAGTGTTGATCAAAATACCGTGACTAGCACTAAAAGTGTTGCCCAAACTCCTATGACTAGCACTAAAAGTGTTGCCCAAACTCCTGTGACTAGCACTAAAAGTGTCGCCCAAACTCCTGTGACTAGCACTAAAATTGTTGCCCAAACTCCTGTGACTGGCAGTAAAACTGTTTCTCAAACCACCATGACTAGCACTACAATTGTTTCATTTGCAGTTCAACCCAG ATCACCAGAACCACAATCAGAACCAGAGCCAGTTGCAGTTCCAAAGTCCTTAAACAATGGAATGAAGCATAGCACATCTCATGGCAGGAGCCAGGGAAGAATTACTAGAAA ggACCTACGGTTGCATAAGTTGGTATTCGAGGAAGACGTGCTGGCAGATGGAACTGAACTAGCGTACTATGCTCATGGAGAG AAAAAGCTGGTAGGTTACAAGAAGGGATATGGAATTTTTTGTACCTGCTGCAAATCTGAG GTCAGTGCCTCTCAGTTTGAAGCCCATGCTGGCTTGGCATCTCGACGCAAGCC TTACTTGCACATATACACACCTGATGGAGTTTCACTCCATGATTTGTCCATCTCTTTATCAAAAGATCGGAGGTTTGCTATCAGTGAAAATGATGACCTCTGCAGCATTTGTGAAGATGGAGGGGATCTTTTGTGCTGTGATGGATGTCCAAGAGCTTTTCACATAG ATTGTGTTCCTCTTCCATGCATTCCAACTGGTACTTGGTATTGTAAATATTGTCAGAATCTTTATGGGGAGCATAATGTGAATGCGCAAGCAAAAGACCGAAGATGTGTACGTGTTGTCAAAACTAACAAGGTTGACCATGGTGGATGTGCCTTATGCAG ACTTCACTATTTCAGTAAAAGTTTTGGTCCTCGGACAGTAATCATTTGTGATCAG TGTGAAAAAGAATATCACGTTGGGTGCTTGAAGGAACATAACATACAAAACCTTGAg GAATTACCTGAAGGGAATTGGTTTTGTGGTACAACTTGTGGTCAAATTCATTCTGCTCTTGTGAATTTGGTGGCTAGTGGAGAGAATAGCCTCCCAGATTCCCTTTTAAGTTTGATTAAAAGGAAACATGAAGAGAAAGGTTTAGATGCTGGGGATGGTCTCGATATTAAATGGAGGCTTCTGAACTGGAAGCGTGCTGCTTCTGTTGACACTAGAAAATTGCTTTCAAAGGCTGTTGCCATCTTCCAT GAGAGGTTTGATCCTATAGTCGATTCTAGTTCTGGCCGTGATTTTATTCCAACCATGCTATTTGG AAGGAACATCCGGGGTCAAGATTTTGGTGGAATGTACTGTGCGGTGCTTACTGTCAA CCAAGTTGTTGTCTCTGCTGGCATATTTCGTGTCTTCGGGCTAGAAGTAGCAGAGCTTCCACTAGTGGCAACAGTAGCAGATTTCCAAGGAAAG GGTTACTTTCAGTGCCTATTTTCTTGCATGGAGAGGCTGCTTGCATCTCTGAATGTGAAACACCTTGTTTTGCCCGCTGCTGAAGAAGCCGAATCAATATGGACAAGTAAATTTGGGTTTACAAAACTAGAACAAGAGGAG ATAAACAACTATAAGAAATTTTATCGCATGATGATCTTTCAAGGGACTTCATTACTACATAAGCCGGTTCCTATGCCTGAACAGAACTAA